The Fusobacteriaceae bacterium genomic sequence CATGCACCGCTTTGTGGTCGATCCCGAGTACCAAAACAAGGGCATCGCGGTATTTACCATAGAACATATGGCGGAAGAATTGCGCAAACAGGGCATAAATTCCATCCGCATCGATACCTTTCCGCCCAACGAGGGCTCCATCCGGATGTACACGCGGGCGGGATTCAGGAAGGTCGGCGAGTTCCGGTGGCGCAAAGGCGTCTACGGCATTATGGAAAAAATATTTTGAGCGGCGGGGGATGACATGAGAATACGAAAAGCGACGGCGGCGGATTTGCCGGAAATGATGAAACTATACGCGGCAGCGCGGCAATTCATGCGGGAAAACGGGAACCCCTCCCAGTGGGGGGACGACTATCCGAAAATCGAGGTCCTGGAGGCGGACATCGCCTCAGACCACAGCTACGCGGTTCTGGCCGACGACAGCGACGAGCTGATCGGGACATTCTGCTTTTATGTGGGGATTGAGCCGGTCTATCTCAAGATCGAACAGGGGCAATGGATCAATGAGGCCCCGTACGGCGTCGTGCACAGAATCACGACGGCCGGTAAAAACAAAGGCCTCGGGAGTAAAATTCTCGATTGGTGCCTGGACCAATGCGGTAATGTGCGGATTGACACCCACCGGGACAATTATCCCATGCAGCGGGTGCTTGAGAAAAACGGGTTTCGCTATTGCGGCGTGATCCAGTGGGTGGACGGCACGGACCGGATCGCTTTTCAGAAGCTAAGGTGAGGGGGTTGGCGAGCCCTGCGTCAGGCCGCCGGCAAGGATAATGCCTTTCATTTGGGGTTACCTCTCTTCTCTTTTCTCTCTCAATTTTCATAATTTGTATTGCAATTTCACACACATCGTGATATAATTATCTCAAAAATCACATGGAGGTTGGATATGCCGAAGACCGCTGTATTAAATATAAGAATCGATCCTTTCTTGAAAACGCAGGTGGAGGAACTTTATCACTCTTTTGGAATCACAGTCACTGACGCTGTGAACATGTTTTTTAACAAATCCGTTATGGTCGGGGGCTTACCTTTTGATTTATCATTACCGCCCTACAAAAAGGAAATAATAGAAGCTATGCAAAAATCAGAGCGGCTCAGTCGGGATCCCAACGCGAAGCGGTTCTCAAGGGTAGACGACCTCATTGAGGATCTGAATGATCATGTCGGAGATCAATAGAGACAAAGCAGACAGGGCAGGAACTATAGGCCAATGCCTACCAAGGAGGCTAAAATGCAAGCACTGGAATTTTTTGGAGAAATTATTGATGGCGCAATACCCGTTCCCGACAGCATATTGAAAAAAGTTTCGAAAACTCCTTTGAAAATAGTTTTAATGCAACCTCAAGCAGAAATTCCTGAGAAAGAAATGAAGTTT encodes the following:
- a CDS encoding GNAT family N-acetyltransferase, translated to MRIRKATAADLPEMMKLYAAARQFMRENGNPSQWGDDYPKIEVLEADIASDHSYAVLADDSDELIGTFCFYVGIEPVYLKIEQGQWINEAPYGVVHRITTAGKNKGLGSKILDWCLDQCGNVRIDTHRDNYPMQRVLEKNGFRYCGVIQWVDGTDRIAFQKLR
- a CDS encoding type II toxin-antitoxin system RelB/DinJ family antitoxin; the protein is MPKTAVLNIRIDPFLKTQVEELYHSFGITVTDAVNMFFNKSVMVGGLPFDLSLPPYKKEIIEAMQKSERLSRDPNAKRFSRVDDLIEDLNDHVGDQ